Genomic DNA from Maylandia zebra isolate NMK-2024a linkage group LG17, Mzebra_GT3a, whole genome shotgun sequence:
GATAGATCTGAAAATATAAAGTGTATTATCCCCCAAAGAAAGGTCTAAAAGAATGTTTAAATATGAACTTTATAGTAAACAGGATCTGATGCACCAACTCTTTCTTCAAGAACTCAGCAAACTGGCCACACCGAGTGTGAACCGTGGGTTTACTTCTTGTCATGCTTCCCTTTTAGAGCTGAACCACGTGCACCCCCCTCCAGAATACTGTGTCTCTATGGGATGCACTTGGATGGAGGAGTAAGGTAAATAGCTGCCAAGGAGGACAGTAACAGAACACTGCTGTAATAACACGCAGACACTCATAAATGTGCTGTGCGGTTTTATgtacaggaaaaacaaagaggtCCATTCACGTTCTCTACCAACGCTCCACCTCACACCATCGTCTCTTTTCTCTTCCCTAAAGAACACAGAGCcttcttgtcctttttggtTTTATGTGTCGTGGGTGAGGATGACGTCGATGACACGGACGTCGTGGACGACGACGGGGAGCGAGGCGAAGGGGACGCCGTGGTGGGGCTGTTGCACAGTGAGGCCGGGGCCGACTGAGAGCCTGGCTGCGGGTAGTTCTCGTCTGCTTCCTCCATGTGGATGATGGCAGAAACGGAGGAAGGGCGGCGCTTGGAACGGAcgctgcctgtaggcgggctgGGGCTGGAGGGCTCGCTCAGAGGCCGGTGGACGGCAATGGCACTACGGAGGCAGTTGAGCCACTGCTGCTTGTGGAAGACGTCGTTGACCTGCAGAGTGTGTGACTGTGCCTGGCTCGGGTCTTGGGAACGTACCCGGAAAATGTTCTTGGCTGCAGAGAAAGCAGAGAGCGTCATTAGGAACGGGGGCAAAGTGCTGCTCAGGCTACTAGCGGACACTTTCTGGGACGAGCCTTACCTTTGTCTGCATTGCTGAAGGCTCCTCTGAAAGAGCCGCCCATTCTGACATCGCCATCTTGCAGGTCCTCCAGCACCAGATCCTGCACTGCGATTGGCTGCCGGTACACCTGGAAGCACTGGCGCTCGTTCCTGGTGACGGGGCGGGTCAGGATCAGCAGGTCGGTGAACAGGAACACGTGCAGCTTCTGAAAGAATTTccaggaaaaacagaaactttcAAACCAGAGCATCATCTGAGCACATAGCCCGCCTCATGTGGGACGGCAGCCTCGTGTTAACATGCAAAGAGAAGCACCGAAGGACGACTTGGAAGTGTGCGCTGTGCTCACCGTGCCGCTCTTGTTGCGCAGCTCCCCGTGACACAGAAGACTCTTGCACCGTTCGATGCGAGCGTCCCTCTGCCTGTCGTCCAGATACTCCAGCTTGTCGATGTAGTACTGGCACTCGGACTCCCCTTTCttcttgttgatgccagacaaAACTCCCTGGATGACAGTGATCTGAACACACAAGCAGCCTAATTATTACATGGGAGAGGCACTATGATGGATCAGTGTGTTGAACCAGTTTGTCTCCTGGACTTACAGCTTCCTGCAGGCTGGCAGCATCGGGGTGTTCTGCTGGAGTGTGTCTCAGGATTTCCTTGAGCAGTAGGGGGTACTTGACCAGGCGGGATCTGGGAATGTCCAGGAAGCTCCACAGGTCCAGTTTCCGACTAAAAGGTGACTCAAGGCACCGCTGCAGGAAGTCCTGCACACGTGGGTCTTGCTTCTTCTGGTCCAGCAGCGCCTTGGCTGCCAGCTGGTTACTGCAGTAGTCTTTGTAGGCATTGAGCCTGGGCAGCTGCAAAGGAAGGAGGGACTCTTTATCTAACTGCTAATTCAAAATACGGTTTTACTAGCGTAAAAGCTTTTGATGGCTCAAAAAGTCAAAGACACTTACCCAGCTAATAACAATTTGCCCAATCTGGCCCACGGTCCCGTCTGGCCCCGTGGCTTTGGAGAGCTGCGCCAGAAGGTCCTCGTGCAGTGGGATGTAGGCATCCAAGTTGCCGAAAATGTGAGTAAGCTCCTCCTCCGACATGATGGACAGCTTCAGCATCGGGTCGTGGTATGCCTGTGGATGGAGCAAAGTGATCAGTAATATCTGGGCAGAGCTTTGGGAGCGGCTACTAAAAATATCTTGGTCAACAGTTTTAggggtacaaaaaaaaaaaagacagaggaaCAATCCCTGTCTTTTTATAGCTCCTGGCTGCGCTGCATTCAAAGCCTGCCAGACTGATTTAATCTGTTTGCTTTATATGTACTCCCGCTGCCTCAGAGCTTTTAAAATTACAAACCTTGCGTGCAAGCTGCAGGTCCTCAATCAGATCCTGTTCTCCACGAAACAGCTCAAATATGGCCTGAGGAATGGGAGAAGGCACAGACAGATGTTTTTTTAGTAAACATGTAAATCAGGTTGTCATTACATCGTAGCCTAAACCATAGTGAGCTTAGCCAAGATGGCTGAATGGCTTCTAGTCCAATTTAAACCATTTGACACAAAGACATGTGAACTAGTCTAGCAAGCATGTAGAATTCATCCCTGTCTGGACTCCTGGACTCACCTCTTGCCGCTTGATCTCTTTGGTGGAGAAAGTTCCTTTCTGGTGGATGTCTAATGtctcggaccataaggtgctgTTCCTCCTTTTAGGTGGTGTGGGGGCCGCTGCCTTGCTGCAAGGCTTCTGGGGCACGCCCGGCAACTTGCCATCGCCCCGGAAAGAGGCcttcagaaagaaagaacaccACATGTTAGACATGTTGAAAGGGATGTCCCTGTCCCCCCAATGCGCTGTGTTTCCATTGGATGCCGTGAGCGCTTACCTGGATGGTTTGGCCGAAGCGCCGGACGGCCCCATTCTTTACCGGAGAAATGAGGTTGGCTAGCGACGTCACCCTGCCGAGAGAACGGACGCGCTTGTTGCTGGGTTCCTGCAGAAGGAggcaaaaacagaaggggaggtTAGTCGTGCAGTTATTCTATCATAACTCGTGTCTGAAAACCCTGAACGTCTGAAGTGCGAGAGAGGCAGATCAAAACAAATCGATCAGTAACTGTGACACCTCAGCAAAGACTTCCTTGTGACAAAACACGTCAAGTCACGTCATAAATCCTGGTTATGAACTCTAGTCCCTCCTTTAAGACGAGCAGCTGGAGCCGAGGTCAAGCCGCAGGCAGACAGCCTGGCGGAGCGGCAGACAGAGATACTAAGGAGGAGGAAGCACTTCCAGCAGCTGTTGGCTCCATCATATGAAGAGTCCTGAGCCAGGCCAGCCCACTGAGCACAAAGACCCTCTCTCACTGCTGATCTGGAGGGGAAGGGGGTCTGGAGGAATGCCAGGAATGCACGAGACCGTGCTTCTCAGCTGTTCAGTGTCTCTAATCTGCTGCTATCTGCTCTGACAAGAGCGAAAACTCAAGTACAGAGTGGATCTGCTGCATCGCTCAAACTGGGGTAAATGATTCCTGATTTACGGATGGAGCTGCGTGGCAGCGTGCTGCTGCTACGAGCAAGAAAAAGGAGCAGCAGTCAGGAATACAGCAAAGTGTTTACGCAGTGCAGCGCTGCATGGGGCACACCACACAATTTATGGCTGCGAGTTGAAACACGCTCTTCAACAAGCCTTGCGTGAGAGAGTACTGCACCTGGGGCAGGTGacccccccaaacacacacaactccTCACCCGCCCCGAGGCTGGGAGAAACAGGAATCAAAGAGCAGCAGGGTAATGATTATAATTCCACACgatttgcattttcttctgCAGTGTAACATCTTAACATGACAGTAATGCAGTTTTGCCctctgaagataaaacacatcgCTTGTGTTTCCCTGACGCACACCAAATGAGATTTTGTCCCAGCTCAGCAAATGTGGGAAACAGTACAGCCACTGAGGCTCCGGTCTCTGTGGACGCAGCTGTGGAACAGCTCAGTCTGCTGTGGCTGCGGTCAGACTCTCCACGGAGAACTTAGCAAGCCCTCGAGTGGCGGGGGCCACATGTCAACTGCTTTCCTCTTTTTGTAACTTATCTGTGGCTACCAGACTTGGCTCCCTCTAAGTGATCACCAGTTCATATCTGTGGACAAATAAGTGGTAACAAGTagtttttggtgtgtttttgggGGGCAGAGGGAAAATAGTGGAAAAGCGTAGTGGCCATGAAGCGCTGTGGACGCGGATAATGAGAGGCCACTCGTCCTGCTCTTTGTATATCAGTAGTTAAACAGGGAATGCTGCTATTCCTGGCAGTCCTGTGGCATTAGAGCGAGTCAGGCTGGAAACCATTCAGATCTGGGCTCAGTCAGTCGAACCCTCCAGACATAATATACATGTAGCCTCCTTCAACTTTCAACCTCAAACTTTTCTCAGCTCCCTCCCTGTGCTTCCTCTTTGATGTAACCTCACATGTGCCAGATGTGTCCCTGTGATTACAGCTTAGAAAATGATGGAAAAAAGAACAGGCACAAATCAAAGGACGGAGGTACTTAGAAAGTCAGCACAGAGTGAAAATACAGGGTTCTACTGAAAGAAAGGACTCAAttcgtgaagtgtttccagacTTGTCTTTTGCAGAGATTTACTGTCAGTGAAGCCACACAGCCACAGGGAAATACACAGACAGCACCTGGGTTTCCTACGATATCTGCTGCTTTCATTGTAAAACGCATTACCCTTTGAATGCTTGGTTGTTTACTGAGACCCTACCCCCTGCTGTCTCACTGTTCCTGTACTCTTCTGTGTGCTCACTATGGACCTGATCTCCCCATTTCCCACTGAGACTGAGGTGTCTGCTGGGGTGCGTACGAGAGCAGGGGGAATACACAGCCGTGCGTGGGGGAGGTCGTTACTGTTCACAACTAAAAAGGTGCAGTGTAGTCCAATGATTAACTTTTCAGGGTTTGACAGTATCTTAAGCATTGTCCCAAGTGCCCTGGAACAAAGGTCAAAGTCTCTgtgcacgcacgcgcacacacacacacacacacacacacacacacacacacacacacacacacacacacacacacacacacacacacacacacacacacacacacacactgtgtacaTACGTGAGATAAAAACCAGGGTTAGGTGCTGATTGACTCACAGTGTGATACCTAACACCACACTATGACTTCATTTCCAGCAGCTCTGGTCAAACATTTACAGAGTAAAGTTTCAGCCATCTCACCTCTAACTCCTTGTTGGCCTGGTTCTGGCAGTCTGTCACTTGCAGAGTCCGTTTGATAGGCACCAAGCTACCCACTTCATCGTAAGCCACCATATCTTTCAGTAGAAACACAGTATCCTTTTAATCCTCACGAGTTGGCTTCAAGTAATCCACACCAGAGAGAAAAAAGGTGGCAGAAAATCAAGAGTTATAAGCACGTAAAAAGACGGAACAGATACACCTTCCCcctgtttggctttttctgGCATGGGGCTCCCTCCTCACTCTGCCTCGCACTCAGCTCTAAACTTTGGTCTGAGGCAGAGCAGGAGGGGAGGACTATATATGCAGGGGAGGAGTCCCGAGGAGGGACAGAGGGACGGGTCTACCTGAGGAAACAGAATGCCTTTGAACAGCTCCTACTCAGTGCAGACAAATAGCTGCCCGCATGCTTTGCTGCTCTATCGAGTCCAAATATTActatgaaatgtaaaaatgatgGGCAAACGTTACTGCTAAGTGTGGTGGACACACAGCAGGTCCATACTACGGGCTAGTTTCTGTAATTCAGTCAATGGAGCCTGAATTCGTTGAATTAAAGACACATTTCTGGAAAGTATTTACAGCTGTATAGTTTATCAATATGTTTACCGATCCACGATTTGCTACATCTGTAGATCCCATAATAGCATTACTTAATCATAAAGGTACCTAGTGATAAACCATTTGTTACATTCTTCTACATTTAGTTCAGATTTctgattttacttttaaatccaAAGTTAACCGAATAGTAGAAAATATGTCCAAGAGAGACACAATCTGTGCAGCAGGGCTCATTAATTACACTGTTCTGCACATACGTTAGCTGAATAACTGATGGATACTCTGAGGCATTGTTTCTTTTTACCAAATTCATCAGGATAAGGGCCAGAGGCAGGAAACAGGCTGATTTTTTCATGTTATCCCATCAGTCTTGAGCTCCTTACCTTCAGTCATCTACAGGACAGAGGCTCTTATCATGTGAAGACAGTTTGATGAAGGGCTGAAAGACTAAAACAGTAACTTACTATGATAAAGACATGATTTCACTGCACAGAGCGCGAATGACAgtaaaaagataaaacattgGAATCCgtgttattttaaatatcaACCATTGCTCCTAACTGACAGAAACCATGACAATCACAGTTCTCAGTGCTAATTATTATAAATGGAAACATTAAAAcctaaaaagaatcaaatttagcTTTCAGAAGTGTCACATGTAGCTAGTTTGCGTCACTAAATCAAAGAGTATAAACACTGTTTTAGTTACAGTTTCAATGTCACAGGAATGTTTTAATTAAAGTCTTAATCAAgtcattaaaaacattaaaaggtcGTACGCTTGGTCGTACTCAGCTTTCCATCAAGTGCCACAAAAGCTGAAACTAATTGATTTGGTTTGATTAATGGATTTCAATCAACAAACTATTATGGGGGCAGTGGTTTCTGCTTCTGGCTTGAAAGTCTTCCTATCAGTCTCATCAGCTGAACTGGGACTGAGGAGATGGTCAATTTGCATATCAACAGCAGGGAGCATTGTGACACACTCAGCCAGATGTTTGAACTGAAACCGGGATATTGAGCAGCactggggtgggggtgggggcagGGGACCGCTGCAGCTCATATGTTGATTGCTCTAATTAAGGGAGGGGGTGGCAACATGCTGCCAGTTTCAGTAAGGACAAAAGAACTAAGCAGAAGCCAAACACGTGGCTCTTTTCATGCATATGTGCACATCGAAAACGGACATTTCATCCGACAGGCGAACACGGCTGAAGGACAACCTTGTGAAGCCTGTGTTTTCCTGCCCAAATGGACTCTGTTCATCCGCCTGGGTCAACACAGAGGTGTGAAACCAGCCACAAGCTTCATGCATGCTCCTGATGGGGGTGTCGAGATGTTAACACTTGGTCTTTGGGTTTGTTGACGCAGCAGTCAGAAGTCTGATGATCCTCCAACCAAAGAGGAGTATGAGCATGTACCGAGTAACTTCAGTCTCAGGCTAAAAATGAGAGTTTATACTGTCACATATAGTTTATATGGCAAAGCACAGAGAAAACTATGCAGACAGAAGAGTCACGCAGGCTCTAATAAAACCTGTCTGTGTGTAGTCTGTGTGCCTGTGGTAGACACTGTGCAGTCCTGCTGTTACTCACTCTTACGGGGAGACCTCGGCTGAATCAGCTGAACGTCTGGTCCAGACCCCGTAAAAACAACACCAGACTGAGCTGCAGCTGGAGTACAGTGGTGACTCCCAAAACCTGTCTGAGCGCAGCCCGCCGAGTTGTGCAGTAGCGTGTGTAATGCACCGCTCTGCACACTTTCACCTTTGTCTAACCTATGTCGTGCCAGGGACAGACAACCCCGAGGCCTCAAGAGGCTGAGCTCAACCTGTACTTCACATCAGCAGCTGTGAGTGCAGAGCACATAGAGCCTAATTACAGCTTGCAGAAAGGCATAAAGCAGGAAGCTCCAGGCACAGAAATACTGCTGAGTGATTCAAAGTAAGAAGAGAACAGGGGGAAGGtgctgctgccctctgctgATGGAATAGAAAGCGAGTGTTTCTGATTCTGTGGCAAACTGGAGGCATGAACACATCCCCCTAAAATGTATTCCCTACATGGAAAATGACCGTACATGCTTCTGTCCATTCCAGTGCTCAGTGCTTTTCTGTTGcgctgtctttgtttttgttttttgcagtttttgcacACTTTATGCAGTCCTGTGTAGACTGTCTGTCACAAGTAGCACCAGGGTCTGTCTCCTTCCACTGTGCACTGTACCACTGCACGTGGttggaatgacaataaagccacttgacttgactAAACTAcagtttttgggggtttttatgTAAAGTATCCTTATAGTTTTAGAAACCTGCAGATAACTCACTGAAGAAAGAGTGTTTACAGTTCCAGTGCAGACCTATTTTTCAGCTGAAGCTTTAGTTAAACACAGAGGACGTTTTGTCCAGTCCTTTAACACAGTCAACACATTAATTATGTAAAGTCATCACACGATTCTGCTGCCTGTTTTCAATGATGCCACAAAAATGCTGGGACTCTATTTTAAACCCCGATAGCTCAAACtacttgaaacatgttttgATTGATGTTGAAAGCGATGTGTTGTTGCTCATCTTTTAGAGATTTCGTGTCTCCATGGGACCACTCAGGCTAAAGTAGTCCATCCTTAGAGGGTGAATGCGGATAACTGCGCCaatattgtacatatatatatatatatatatatacatataaatacatatTGGATGTAACTATCCAATCATGTCCTCGAGGTGGACTccaagcagaaatgatgagatGTGGTACGTGCAATTGTCCCCATGCAATTCTGCAAGCCAATATAATCCCATGTCAAACATTATAAAGAGACGTTTCCTTTGTCATTATAACTGGATGCTTCTCAAAGTAAAGGTTACTGGTGCTGCAACTTGCAGCCGAGAGTGGCAGCTCTCTGTCCTCTAATCCTCGCCTCCACTAATTGGATTCGTTGACTAGACCTCTggagcattttttaaaagtcaataACTTGACCTTCTGCATGGTTCAGACCATCCAAGAGGTTTGCCTTTCAGTTCTGGTCAAATTAAACTCAGTATTTTGTTAGTCTAATCCTAATCCTGTCTTGTTCATTGCACCTATACAGTCTTGCTAGCTTTAGCTAATGACTGGCCACACTGTCGTTTGTACATAGGTAGGTCACAGGCTACAGTTAAAGGTTTTCAAACACAGAATTCAAAACCAACACAGGACGTCACAGTGGGCACATCAGCTTTGATCAGAGAAAAGCTGTAGACGGTGAAAAGCCAGCACCTGTTGCTGTCAGAGCGTTTGGAGTGAGACGAAGAAACGCCGTAAACTTAGCCAGGCATCCAGATCCAGACCCACATGGCTTCATTTAATAGCCTGATATCAAAAACATGCCATGGAAGTATTCACTGAAATGAACTTCTTCCATTTCTGTGACAAAGgtgttcttcctccccactgtcgccaactCATAGGGGGTCaactgattgttggggttttctcggTATTATTgtaggtctttaccttacagtgtaaagcactttgaggcgaCTGACATTGAGACAATTTGAATTAAAATTGATCTATAATAGTGACAACTGCGTCTGTTGTAAACATACCCCTTGAATACTATTTATCTTAGACGTGTCAGCTCTGAGGACAGAAAGTCTAATTCCCTTCACTCTTTTGAAGGTACAGAGATTGAAAAGAAGCAAACAGTGATATAATTACACAACAGGGTGTAGGAACAATGAAAAGCACAGTTCCCAAACCAGACTGGCATCCTCAGGTTACTTTCTTAAAGGTTTGTTTTGACACTGTTCACACCCAAAGCACACCGGGTTGCTACCAAACACAGTAACATGACTAAGACTGAGTGAAACCTCCAACGCTTTGTCAATAGAACAAACTGAGACACTGACAGAACAAACTAATGGAGAAAAACATGTCAAGTTCATATCGAGACGTCTGTCACTGAAACATTTTTCACGTGAGGACAAACAGACATTTTAAGGAAACACATGATTCGTAGCCCCTGAAGTGCTTCCTCTGACCTCAAAGTGTCAAACGCTGCACTTTCTTATTCTCAGGAAATCAAAACGAGCAGAAGTGAAAGGAAAACATTTATTGTGACGACTTTCTTGTTAGAATGAAAGCAACTCATGCAAAGTGAAGAGGCAGGACTGGGCTTGTGTAGGGTGAAGCCTTCCACCTAAGTGGCTTATTCAGACTCAGGGGAGAGCTTGACAGGAAACGTGAAGGTGTTAACATTCTGGAGAAGAGATGGCTGGTATGATATACACCATTAATACCTCTGCAGCCACATTCTTCCACAAGATTACTTATACTGATATCCGTAAGTGGAGAATATTAAAGAGAATGGAAACTTTGGATTAGATGAAATATTACTAAACTAAAGACAATTAATAGAGGCGTTATCATCCTGTAAGAGACCAACAGATGTGATGCAGTGTGCAAAAAGCTGGTGCACACTGAGAATAGCCAAGCAATAACACAATCAACTTTCCAGCATTTGTTATCAGGACATGATAAGAACAATCTGGTCCTTAGCAGCACTGAAAATTTATCGATTCAGGTTTTTAAGTGGTGAACATGAACAGCCTATAGGGCACGACCTGGCCAGTCAGCCAAGGAAACATGTGACGGTCTAACAAAGCTTTTTACCATTAGTTTCATCATTTAAACTATTTGAAACCCCAGTGACTCAGAGGACAGACAGTTTGCTGTCTTCAAGTTAGAAATTCACATAAATTAAATCTGCTTATTCAATCCAtctcttctcttctgcttatccttgtgggggtacaccctggacagggcaccagtctgttgcagggctaacacacacaaCCACTTGTGCCTATAGAGTTACccattaacctaaccccactaactatggactgtgggaggaagctggaggacCCAGGGAGAGTGAGATCCCACGCAAACatggagagaacatgcaaactccggcctgatggtggaaatgaactcaggaccttctcactgtgaggcaacagtgctaacctcCGTGCTGCTCCTAGTTTCCCACCTATCTTGGTTTCTGCATGCTCTGTCACAAATTTAGACTGATTTGCAGTGATCTGATGGCAagatttattacagttttttacagacgctaggacacatgtctcaatacttaggtcacgttggcaaaactcctcacacagtgagcacaacagaagtctatgtgggctaaactgaggaccagttatcattgttttggcacaaaatgcattcaatgactacatctctcaaatttcatgaattatcttctcactcagacacaacaactgccaataacctttgtacgtacaggacattttgcatgtgcttacatactgttttcaaaactgttaaacttatggccaaaacaataacacaatgcaaaacttgaaaagagcaaaatccaacagcaatattttattgaaacatattttaaatctaaaaatgcagtttaaccagccacagctgattctcattgtagatgaacatctgcacaggtgttactccttcaattgttcaactccttcaattctggcagccagaagattctttcctaggtgtgttgccctagatgacataagatgtgatgtggatgagaacctgtggccaaatggaggagaccgagtagattagcattactattgtatgtgtatcagtggatggtgtgtatacaaattcttgtattttgggattacttagtgcaaaaacataaaaatacataaacaaatattaacgaattctgcatgatgtctgattcattccagtaacatatattgaaattataaacagagatgtgtccttgttttacacaggaaacactgtgtaatgctacatgttgttagtgtttttaggtcattgttttgtgggtgacaaagtgtgtttgtcggctgtcaacctttgctagtgttctggaagaatgagtttatttgagacctgaatgaagtgttttggtagttgtagtgcattttgaatgtgaaatgaactgctttgccaagctgacggtcagttaggaggattgtgtgaagagttttgcaaaagtgacctaagtattgagacatgtgtcctagcgtctgtaaaaaactgtaatatggtGGCAAACTGACTGCACCTGTGTTTAGAAAACAAGGCAACTTTTGTAAATCACCTGTGAGACTGTCCACAAATACGAGCACTTTTTGGGGATTACACTGGCATCAGGCCCAAACTCTGAAAGTTTTGCCGAAAGTCTTTATTGCATACAAACTGCAACAAGGTCAATGTGCCAGGTGACGTGAACAGAGGAAAAGCCGTAACTTCACCTTTTAAACAGAGGAGAATCCATGACTTTGAAAAGGACTCTCATGGTGTTGAA
This window encodes:
- the net1 gene encoding neuroepithelial cell-transforming gene 1 protein, whose translation is MVAYDEVGSLVPIKRTLQVTDCQNQANKELEEPSNKRVRSLGRVTSLANLISPVKNGAVRRFGQTIQASFRGDGKLPGVPQKPCSKAAAPTPPKRRNSTLWSETLDIHQKGTFSTKEIKRQEAIFELFRGEQDLIEDLQLARKAYHDPMLKLSIMSEEELTHIFGNLDAYIPLHEDLLAQLSKATGPDGTVGQIGQIVISWLPRLNAYKDYCSNQLAAKALLDQKKQDPRVQDFLQRCLESPFSRKLDLWSFLDIPRSRLVKYPLLLKEILRHTPAEHPDAASLQEAITVIQGVLSGINKKKGESECQYYIDKLEYLDDRQRDARIERCKSLLCHGELRNKSGTKLHVFLFTDLLILTRPVTRNERQCFQVYRQPIAVQDLVLEDLQDGDVRMGGSFRGAFSNADKAKNIFRVRSQDPSQAQSHTLQVNDVFHKQQWLNCLRSAIAVHRPLSEPSSPSPPTGSVRSKRRPSSVSAIIHMEEADENYPQPGSQSAPASLCNSPTTASPSPRSPSSSTTSVSSTSSSPTTHKTKKDKKALCSLGKRKETMV